The Anaerobranca gottschalkii DSM 13577 genome contains the following window.
TTTTGGGGACATGAAAGAAAATGATAAATTTAGACGTTTTAACCATCGATCAACTGAAAAAGTTTATAAAGAACTTATGCTTTATTTATTTGGTCGAAACATCAACAAATATCACAAATTTATAACAGGTCAAATAAAAGAATTTGAAGGAAAAACTTCAGAAGTAGCAGCTTAAAAATAAATCCACCAATAAAATTAGCTACTTTTATTTGTCATGCCCAAAATTAATATTTCTTTAATAAAAAAAGAACTCAATAGTTATGGTTAACTTCTAAAAAGTCCCACAACTAGCGAGTTCTTTTTATTCATGAGCTAAAATTGTAAAATTAGCTATTTCCCGACAAGCCCCTTAAAAAGCTGGTAAAACACTACCTTTATATTTTTCTAAAATAAAATCTCTAACTTCTTGAGAGTTTAACACTTCAGCGATGATCTTAACCCTTTCATCATTTTCCATACCCTCTTTAACTACTAAAATATTGGCATAAGGATTACCGATAACTTCTTCGATAAACAATCCATCTTTAACTGGATTTAAATTGGCTAATAAAGCATAATTGGTATTGATTATACCTATCTCTAAATCTGGGAGCATATTAGCTATAAGGGCAGCATCTAATTCTACAATTTCAATATTCAAAGGATTTTCCACTATATCTCCTACTGTACCCCTTACTCCAACACCATCTGCCAATTTAATAATTCCAGCACTTTCAAGCAAGGCTAAAGCCCTTCCTAAGTTTGTCACATCATTAGGGACCCCTACTTTTCCCCCTTGAAATTCCTTTAAATCTGTAATTTTCTTTGAATATATTGCCATAGGTTCTAAATGTACTGGTACGACAGGGACGAGTTTTGTACCATTATCTTGGTTAAATCTTGTTAAATAAGGTAAGTGTTGAAAATAATTAGCATCTATATCTCCATCGTGAAGATTTAAGTTGGGTTGTACATAATCATTGTAAGGTATTATTTTTATATTAACACCTTTTTCAGCAAGGATAGGTTTAATAAATTCGAGAATTTCAGAATGGGGAACTTGAGTAGCTCCAATTTTAAATTGGTCTTCCTTAGAAGTTGAACAACCAGTAGATACAAGGATTAATATAACTAAAATTGAAAGTAAAACTTTTTTCACAAAAATCCCTCCAATATCTTAATTTATTTTAGTT
Protein-coding sequences here:
- a CDS encoding MetQ/NlpA family ABC transporter substrate-binding protein, with the protein product MKKVLLSILVILILVSTGCSTSKEDQFKIGATQVPHSEILEFIKPILAEKGVNIKIIPYNDYVQPNLNLHDGDIDANYFQHLPYLTRFNQDNGTKLVPVVPVHLEPMAIYSKKITDLKEFQGGKVGVPNDVTNLGRALALLESAGIIKLADGVGVRGTVGDIVENPLNIEIVELDAALIANMLPDLEIGIINTNYALLANLNPVKDGLFIEEVIGNPYANILVVKEGMENDERVKIIAEVLNSQEVRDFILEKYKGSVLPAF